One Alkalicoccus halolimnae DNA segment encodes these proteins:
- a CDS encoding ABC transporter permease, giving the protein MKAAAVIFRILRQFRRDKRSLALMLFAPILVITLMWLVLDTEDYEPEIAVVEAPKEFLDELENKEASITSMDSREAIRALEAGETDGALGWENSQLSLVLEGSDSTANRAVIQLLQETLHEMNPIQEEASPEILYLHGSEDLNVFDNVGPVLVGFFVFFFVFLVGGISFLRERIQGTLERSLVSPLRRWEIIAGYLGGFGIFAVLQSIIIVSYSIYVLDMFMAGSFRHVLLITLLLALAALSLGTLLSTYAGNEFQMIQFIPLVIVPQVFFSGIFNLETMDPVLRAIGKIMPLTYGAEALRGVMIRGEGPADHWMQIAVLAGFSLLFITLNILALKKHRRL; this is encoded by the coding sequence ATGAAAGCAGCTGCGGTTATTTTCCGTATTCTCAGGCAGTTCCGCCGCGACAAGCGGAGTCTTGCTCTAATGCTTTTTGCGCCGATTCTCGTCATTACACTCATGTGGCTAGTTTTAGATACTGAAGATTACGAACCGGAAATTGCCGTGGTGGAGGCTCCAAAGGAATTTCTCGATGAGCTTGAAAATAAAGAAGCCAGTATTACATCGATGGACAGCCGGGAAGCTATAAGAGCTCTTGAAGCAGGGGAAACGGACGGTGCCCTGGGGTGGGAGAATTCTCAACTTTCCCTCGTTCTTGAAGGAAGTGACTCCACCGCCAACCGGGCTGTTATTCAGCTTCTCCAGGAGACACTTCATGAAATGAATCCGATTCAGGAAGAAGCGTCTCCCGAGATTCTTTACCTCCACGGATCTGAGGATCTGAATGTGTTCGATAACGTCGGTCCTGTTCTCGTGGGATTTTTCGTTTTTTTCTTCGTTTTTCTTGTTGGAGGAATTTCTTTTTTGCGGGAACGAATCCAGGGGACGTTGGAACGAAGCCTTGTCAGTCCTTTAAGACGCTGGGAAATTATCGCCGGCTATCTTGGGGGATTCGGCATTTTCGCGGTGCTGCAATCGATTATTATCGTTTCCTATTCGATTTACGTGCTCGACATGTTTATGGCCGGCTCTTTCCGGCATGTTCTCCTCATTACACTTCTCCTTGCGCTTGCTGCTTTAAGTCTCGGAACCCTTTTGTCCACGTATGCAGGCAACGAATTTCAAATGATTCAATTTATCCCGCTCGTCATCGTCCCTCAAGTGTTTTTTTCCGGCATTTTCAATCTGGAAACGATGGATCCCGTACTCCGCGCCATCGGTAAAATCATGCCGCTCACGTATGGAGCCGAAGCGTTAAGAGGCGTGATGATCCGGGGAGAAGGGCCGGCTGACCACTGGATGCAGATCGCTGTCCTCGCAGGTTTTTCCCTGCTGTTCATAACTTTGAACATCCTTGCCTTGAAAAAACACCGCCGGCTCTAG
- a CDS encoding MFS transporter → MSSEINSWKNPAKLLTSIGIAGIGDFIYLVVINILVFQMTGSAAAVAGLWIIGPAVNILTKFWTGSFIDYRSKRKVMIGTYWMRALGIALLPLAPNILMIYAILVFLSGAKAFFGPSSMTYTTMLIPKEKRKRFNAIRSFTFSGAFIIGPAAGGALLLITSMEVTLWLNAALFITAAFLLKLLPEKEKIVKENIPDLTVSQVKKDFTAVIAFMKHHRYVVGVYFGFIVIMVFTFAMDAQEVVFTQDTIGLTETEYSYLISITGIGSAAGGLLLSVFSAKFPLRYMIVIGLFMTAAGYVIYAFSWSFYSIMTGFLLLGFFLVFLNAGMTTFYQNNIPVSVMGRVTSIIQLMQSVLQIVIILLIGIIADLVNLRITIAALSLIMLAASIVYPFIIFRKGKAARYEEETYSGDTKAVL, encoded by the coding sequence ATGAGCAGTGAAATCAATTCCTGGAAAAATCCCGCCAAACTTTTGACTTCAATTGGTATCGCCGGTATCGGAGATTTTATTTATTTAGTCGTTATTAATATCCTCGTTTTTCAAATGACCGGATCTGCCGCAGCTGTCGCGGGTTTATGGATAATCGGCCCGGCAGTGAACATTCTCACCAAATTCTGGACGGGAAGTTTTATTGATTACCGAAGCAAAAGAAAAGTCATGATCGGCACGTACTGGATGCGGGCACTGGGAATTGCTCTGCTTCCTCTGGCTCCGAATATTTTAATGATTTATGCGATACTTGTTTTTTTGAGCGGAGCAAAAGCCTTTTTCGGGCCCTCATCCATGACGTATACGACGATGCTGATCCCAAAGGAAAAACGGAAGCGCTTTAACGCGATTCGTTCCTTCACCTTTTCCGGAGCTTTTATTATCGGTCCTGCTGCAGGAGGAGCACTTTTACTTATCACCTCAATGGAGGTTACGCTTTGGCTGAACGCAGCTCTGTTTATTACAGCAGCCTTTTTGTTAAAACTGCTTCCGGAGAAGGAAAAGATTGTGAAAGAAAATATTCCTGATTTAACGGTCTCTCAGGTGAAAAAAGACTTCACTGCTGTAATTGCCTTTATGAAGCATCACCGCTATGTGGTTGGTGTTTATTTCGGATTTATTGTAATTATGGTTTTTACATTTGCGATGGATGCTCAGGAAGTCGTGTTTACACAGGACACAATCGGCCTTACGGAAACCGAGTACAGTTACCTGATTAGTATCACCGGCATCGGTTCAGCAGCGGGCGGACTGCTTCTGTCGGTGTTTTCCGCGAAGTTTCCGCTGCGGTATATGATCGTTATCGGCCTGTTCATGACGGCGGCCGGCTATGTAATTTACGCCTTTTCGTGGTCTTTTTATTCGATTATGACCGGCTTTCTGCTGCTCGGGTTTTTCCTCGTTTTTTTAAACGCAGGAATGACGACGTTTTATCAAAACAATATTCCTGTTTCTGTAATGGGGAGAGTTACAAGCATTATTCAGCTTATGCAGAGTGTTCTCCAGATTGTCATCATTCTCCTTATCGGCATTATCGCCGATCTGGTAAACTTACGAATCACAATCGCTGCTTTATCGCTGATTATGCTTGCAGCAAGTATTGTTTATCCTTTTATTATATTCAGGAAAGGAAAGGCAGCTCGCTACGAAGAAGAGACTTACAGTGGAGATACAAAAGCAGTGCTTTAA
- a CDS encoding ABC transporter ATP-binding protein, giving the protein MDEAVKLTHISHTFGRLHVLIDVSITIDPGVIFGLLGPSGSGKTTLIKVLLGILKPTLGQSIVQGTRMPSLSELQRIGFMAQSDALYPELTAQENMEYFASISGMTRSAAKTRIKTCLETVDLTSSANKQVNKFSGGMKRRLSLAAALVHDPEILVLDEPTVGIDPILRESIWTEFHRLTQEGKTIIVTTHVMDEAEKCDQLALLREGRVIVQGTVEHLKHSIEALTLEEVFLHYGGMPS; this is encoded by the coding sequence ATGGATGAAGCAGTAAAGTTAACTCATATCTCGCATACTTTCGGCAGACTCCACGTATTAATAGACGTCTCTATCACCATTGATCCAGGAGTTATTTTCGGTCTCCTCGGTCCTTCCGGATCAGGAAAAACTACGCTCATTAAAGTGCTTCTGGGGATTCTAAAACCTACCCTCGGCCAGTCGATAGTTCAGGGGACGAGAATGCCTTCTCTGAGTGAATTGCAGCGAATAGGCTTTATGGCTCAGTCTGATGCTCTCTATCCTGAACTAACCGCTCAGGAAAATATGGAATATTTCGCTTCAATTTCCGGGATGACACGTTCCGCTGCAAAAACGCGTATCAAAACATGCCTGGAAACCGTCGACCTCACCAGCTCTGCCAATAAGCAGGTAAACAAGTTCTCCGGAGGAATGAAACGCCGGCTCTCCCTCGCTGCCGCTCTCGTTCACGACCCGGAAATTCTCGTCCTTGATGAACCGACCGTCGGGATTGATCCTATTCTCCGCGAGTCCATATGGACAGAATTCCACCGGCTGACGCAGGAAGGAAAAACTATCATCGTGACGACCCACGTCATGGACGAGGCCGAAAAGTGCGATCAGCTTGCTCTTCTCCGCGAAGGCAGAGTGATCGTTCAGGGGACAGTGGAGCACCTTAAACATTCGATAGAAGCCCTGACGCTGGAAGAAGTTTTTCTTCATTACGGAGGGATGCCGTCATGA
- a CDS encoding alpha/beta fold hydrolase, whose protein sequence is MTKQVLFIHSAGNQGLHEGSTGLAAYLKDALGEEYHFLSPDMPEPEDPAYSRWKEKLEKDFSGLDSEVILIGHSLGGSVLLKYLSEKTVVPSITGLFIVSSPYWGKETGWVSEDFTLSGNFASKLPPINRIFLYYSRGDEIVPSSHLNLYKQKLPSAEPRLINSDEHLFLNGLPELVEEIKKL, encoded by the coding sequence ATGACGAAACAGGTGCTGTTTATTCATAGCGCAGGAAATCAGGGTCTTCATGAGGGAAGCACCGGTCTTGCAGCATACTTGAAAGATGCACTTGGGGAGGAATACCACTTTTTATCTCCTGACATGCCTGAGCCTGAAGATCCTGCGTATTCCCGTTGGAAGGAGAAGCTTGAAAAAGATTTTTCAGGACTGGACAGTGAGGTGATTCTCATCGGACATTCGCTGGGAGGATCGGTTCTTTTAAAGTACCTTTCCGAGAAAACGGTTGTTCCCTCTATTACCGGGTTGTTTATCGTTTCATCACCATATTGGGGGAAGGAAACCGGCTGGGTATCGGAAGATTTCACTTTATCCGGAAATTTCGCTTCAAAACTTCCTCCGATCAATCGTATTTTCCTTTACTACAGCCGCGGTGATGAAATCGTGCCGTCTTCCCACCTTAACCTGTACAAACAAAAACTTCCGTCGGCAGAACCCCGCCTGATCAACAGCGATGAACACCTTTTTCTAAACGGGCTTCCTGAACTCGTCGAAGAAATTAAAAAACTATAG